A single window of Acidobacteriota bacterium DNA harbors:
- a CDS encoding ABC transporter ATP-binding protein has translation MTEAASAENALELRGVTVRYGKAVAAKGVSLSVPAGEVTALLGRNGAGKTSLIRVLLGMRKAQEGEALLWGKDAWKHRHELLERVGVVPETPDAPEDLSVRDLLAFCSRLYRTWDGKGAEDRLERFGVPLGVPFGSLSKGQKGHAMLALALAHRPDLLVLDDPTLGLDAVARKAFFEELVADLADRGAAVFLSSHDLSGVESIADRVAFLREGRLLLDEPLEGLKARFRRLSFRREKEAGEAALRPLEPVFVRRTAFGEESVVAAYEETAFHGFASSPGVAAAEASEMSLEEIFIALTGEEGGAP, from the coding sequence ATGACGGAAGCGGCAAGCGCGGAAAACGCCCTGGAGCTCAGGGGCGTGACCGTACGCTATGGAAAGGCGGTGGCCGCGAAGGGGGTGAGTCTCTCGGTCCCCGCCGGGGAGGTGACGGCCCTCCTCGGGCGCAACGGCGCGGGGAAGACCTCGCTGATCCGGGTCCTTCTGGGCATGCGGAAGGCCCAGGAGGGCGAGGCCCTTCTCTGGGGCAAGGATGCCTGGAAGCACCGCCACGAACTCCTGGAGCGGGTCGGCGTGGTCCCCGAAACGCCCGACGCGCCCGAGGACCTCTCGGTGCGGGACCTGCTCGCCTTCTGTTCCCGCCTCTACCGCACGTGGGACGGAAAGGGAGCGGAGGATCGGTTGGAGCGCTTCGGCGTCCCGCTCGGCGTTCCCTTCGGAAGCCTCTCCAAGGGGCAAAAAGGCCACGCCATGCTGGCCCTGGCCCTGGCCCACCGCCCGGACTTGCTCGTCCTCGACGATCCAACGCTGGGCCTGGACGCCGTGGCCCGGAAGGCCTTCTTCGAGGAACTGGTGGCCGACCTAGCCGATCGGGGCGCCGCGGTTTTCCTCTCCAGCCACGACCTCTCGGGGGTCGAGTCCATCGCCGACCGCGTGGCCTTTCTGAGGGAGGGGCGCCTTCTCCTCGACGAGCCGCTGGAGGGTCTCAAGGCGCGTTTCCGCCGGCTCTCCTTCCGGCGGGAGAAGGAGGCGGGAGAGGCGGCCCTCCGTCCGCTCGAACCGGTCTTCGTCCGCCGGACGGCCTTCGGCGAGGAGTCCGTCGTCGCCGCCTACGAAGAGACGGCCTTCCACGGCTTCGCCTCCTCTCCGGGGGTAGCCGCCGCCGAAGCCTCCGAAATGTCCCTCGAAGAGATCTTCATCGCCCTCACCGGCGAGGAAGGAGGTGCCCCATGA
- a CDS encoding MG2 domain-containing protein, with protein MRHGAGKAIGLAAMLAASTVLWGAEDGLRVLKAGPEGEIATLTEANEIRVVFSEPMVALGRIPDPVRAPYFSIQPAVDGVFRWSGTDTLLFTPKAPLPYATRYTVTLAREARAVSGRSLEEAFSFSFTTPTVRLKSVRWYRKDGTVRSPAVLVLAFNQPVKAAEVVRHLNLVFKPHSWEPPPLPPEGLSWLRREDPQALEDYQFKVAEATLAARSNRPVPFGLASSWDEKRFPKQDEIVVLETVSVPPPNAWMGLEVAPGVPSPAGSETPGEFQGYTVELEPAFFVEGLRCSVGCNPDRYNPLRFTTPLYLADLKRGFTVRRATGPDTSEPLARGEEAAEDGSWDYPSVAWSLDQTGFPFGAAQTFVLKLDRSLRSADGQTLGYTWVGSLVNLHRMAFSSFESGFGVWEAAGGPVVPFSARNLKWVDQWVSPLRPEGLMEAIRALSVRPSTKDPDTGEVQDDWNWEPFRLPPPGEPVKRPLRWVSDKTQFYGLDLSPALNSQGKGLVWAAVRNGEAIANASLEPDGRPKATLLQVTDLGITVKDSPQNTLVWVTRLSDGSPVEGARVTLLQPGGAAFWRGVTDEAGLAHAEETPLRNPDGWWRFAYVVTAEKDGDVAYACSDWNEGVEPWSFGADLDLFEAKPVLRGAVFPDRGVYKLGEEVHLKAILRSDTASGMKVPPEGQKVEVVLKDSRDGDVDKRIVTLNAWGAADWTVKIPEEAPLGTYSISATVEGHHRSTYDTFLVAAYRKPDFRVDAALGAPERVAGATLTGSVLGRYLFGAPMAGKQVAWVTSRRRLFSVPPAVADAYPEERWAFLDEAGWGRYRSREEDVLERKEGALDAQGQVKVEIPTRPDDGVAYTYTLEGTVTDVSRQSLSGRASLPVYPAPFFVGLRRPGYFVDAGKELENEVVAAGLDGLAVPGVTVRLSLVQVQWHSVRRAEGNGFYTWECERREVEKWTGEAETAAEPVPVRIPVLEGGYYLLKGEAGDASGRRTSSSVSFYALGAGYTAWERYDHNRMDLVPEKKTYRPGETARILIKSPWEKAKALLTTEREGVRTRKVFDLTSTQQTVEVPIGEEHVPNVFVSVLLVKGRTEAFTTEDASDPGKPSFRMGMVELKVEDRSKRLAVSIETDREEYRPAARAKVTVAVSDPAGKPDAAEVTLWAVDYGVLSLTGYKTPDLLPEVWVPKALQVLTQDSRQRIVSRRVLTPKGADEGGGGGAEDGPGTIRKDFRVLAFYLGSLVTDSRGKVTTEVTLPDGLTTYRIMAVAQDKASRFGWAQREIRTSKPLLLLPAFPRFLALKDRASFGCVVHSRMKEPGTVRVTARSLDPERLKITGPAETNVEVSPGAPAEARFAFEAVGVGRARLRLEARLEGEADALEESLPVELLVSPEVVAAYGQARPDAAEALEVPPGAVADFGGLDLELSSTALVGLGEGARYLVDYPYGCAEQRSSCALALVLASDLGDAFSLPGIEPEKLRSISQRTLKDLEAYQCENGGFVYWKGDPCFYASAYLTSYVLHVYQRAQGLGYAVNPAVLQKGYGYLEGELNRPHPGNEGWWPAYTAWQAFSVKVLSEGGRNVDSHLTRLHGYADRMPVFALAYLADAMRASGRFESERASLLKRMDNAILPEGGSAHVEELSDPYLLWFWNSNVRSTAIVLRTFVKEPSREELVTRMVRWLLKVREKGRWGNTQENALCMESLVDYYRAYEKEIPDFTALVSLGGDPVASKGFQGRSAQAWKKSLPMPGILARGPAGTRLPLAFKKEGTGTLFYAARLKYAVDTLFQEGLDAGMRVARTYEPFTEKGGAEPSRTFKAGSLVRVTITLDLTKERRYVAVTDPLPAGFEPVESWFATTARDLVRAQNAPGEEDAGYDWTAWWRRGGFDHVERHDDRVLLFATRLSEGKHVFSYVCRATTPGSYRTAPARAEEMYEPEVFGRTATDQIEVGE; from the coding sequence CCAACGAGATCCGGGTCGTTTTTTCGGAGCCCATGGTGGCCCTCGGGCGCATTCCCGATCCGGTCCGGGCCCCCTACTTCTCCATCCAGCCCGCCGTGGACGGGGTCTTTCGCTGGTCGGGGACGGACACCCTCCTCTTCACGCCCAAGGCCCCCCTCCCCTACGCGACACGCTACACCGTGACCCTCGCCAGGGAGGCCCGGGCGGTTTCGGGCCGGAGCCTCGAAGAGGCCTTCTCCTTTTCCTTCACGACCCCCACGGTGCGGCTGAAGAGCGTCCGATGGTACCGCAAGGACGGCACGGTTCGATCGCCTGCGGTTCTGGTCCTCGCCTTCAACCAGCCGGTGAAGGCCGCCGAAGTGGTCCGCCACCTAAACCTCGTCTTCAAACCCCATTCCTGGGAGCCCCCGCCCCTGCCTCCGGAGGGCCTCTCCTGGCTCCGCAGGGAAGATCCCCAGGCCCTGGAGGACTACCAGTTCAAAGTCGCCGAAGCCACCCTGGCGGCGCGCTCGAACCGGCCCGTCCCCTTCGGCCTGGCCTCTTCCTGGGACGAGAAGCGTTTTCCCAAGCAGGACGAGATCGTCGTTCTGGAGACCGTTTCCGTGCCGCCGCCCAACGCCTGGATGGGCCTCGAGGTCGCCCCGGGCGTCCCCAGCCCGGCGGGGTCCGAAACGCCGGGGGAATTCCAGGGCTACACGGTGGAGCTGGAGCCGGCCTTCTTCGTGGAGGGCCTGCGCTGTTCGGTGGGGTGCAACCCGGACCGGTACAATCCCCTCCGGTTCACGACGCCCCTCTATTTGGCGGACTTGAAAAGGGGCTTTACGGTTCGGCGGGCCACGGGCCCCGATACCTCCGAACCGCTGGCCCGGGGCGAGGAGGCGGCGGAGGACGGGTCCTGGGACTACCCCAGCGTGGCCTGGTCCTTGGACCAGACCGGCTTCCCCTTCGGCGCGGCCCAGACCTTCGTCCTGAAACTGGACCGGAGCCTCCGGTCCGCCGACGGCCAGACCCTGGGCTACACGTGGGTCGGAAGCCTCGTCAACCTCCACCGCATGGCCTTTTCGAGCTTCGAATCGGGCTTCGGTGTCTGGGAGGCGGCGGGAGGCCCGGTGGTCCCCTTCAGCGCCCGGAACCTCAAGTGGGTGGATCAGTGGGTCTCTCCCCTGCGTCCGGAGGGCCTCATGGAGGCCATCCGCGCCCTGTCGGTCCGGCCCTCCACCAAGGACCCCGACACGGGCGAGGTCCAGGACGACTGGAACTGGGAGCCCTTCCGCCTTCCGCCCCCCGGGGAGCCGGTGAAACGGCCCCTGCGGTGGGTCAGCGACAAGACCCAATTTTACGGGTTGGACCTGAGTCCGGCCTTGAACTCCCAGGGGAAGGGGCTCGTCTGGGCGGCGGTCCGCAACGGGGAGGCCATCGCCAACGCCAGTCTCGAGCCCGACGGGCGGCCCAAGGCCACCCTCCTCCAGGTGACGGACCTGGGCATCACCGTGAAGGACAGCCCCCAGAACACCCTGGTCTGGGTCACCCGCCTCTCCGACGGATCGCCCGTGGAGGGCGCGCGGGTCACCCTCCTCCAGCCCGGCGGCGCGGCCTTCTGGAGGGGCGTCACCGACGAGGCCGGGTTGGCCCACGCCGAGGAGACGCCCCTTCGAAACCCCGACGGCTGGTGGCGCTTCGCCTACGTCGTGACTGCCGAGAAGGACGGGGACGTGGCCTACGCCTGCTCCGACTGGAACGAGGGGGTGGAGCCCTGGTCCTTCGGCGCGGACCTCGACCTCTTCGAGGCCAAGCCCGTCTTGCGCGGGGCCGTGTTCCCCGATCGGGGCGTCTACAAGCTGGGGGAGGAGGTTCACCTCAAGGCCATCCTGCGCAGCGACACGGCCTCCGGCATGAAAGTCCCCCCCGAGGGGCAGAAGGTGGAGGTCGTCCTCAAGGACAGCCGGGACGGCGACGTGGACAAGCGCATCGTGACCCTGAACGCCTGGGGGGCCGCCGACTGGACCGTGAAGATTCCCGAGGAGGCCCCCCTCGGGACCTACTCCATCAGCGCCACCGTCGAGGGCCACCACCGCTCCACCTACGACACCTTCCTCGTGGCCGCCTACCGGAAGCCCGATTTCCGGGTGGACGCCGCCCTCGGCGCCCCCGAGCGGGTGGCCGGCGCGACCCTGACGGGCTCGGTCTTGGGCCGCTACCTCTTCGGCGCGCCCATGGCCGGGAAGCAAGTCGCGTGGGTGACCTCGCGCCGGCGCCTCTTCTCCGTGCCCCCCGCCGTTGCCGATGCCTACCCCGAAGAGCGCTGGGCCTTCTTGGATGAGGCCGGCTGGGGAAGGTACCGCTCCCGCGAGGAGGACGTCCTCGAGCGGAAGGAGGGGGCGCTGGACGCCCAGGGCCAGGTGAAGGTCGAGATCCCCACCCGGCCCGACGACGGTGTCGCCTACACCTACACCCTCGAGGGCACGGTGACGGACGTCTCGCGCCAGAGCCTCTCGGGCCGAGCCTCCCTTCCGGTCTATCCGGCGCCCTTCTTCGTGGGCCTTCGCCGCCCCGGCTATTTCGTGGACGCGGGCAAGGAGCTGGAGAACGAGGTGGTGGCCGCGGGGCTGGACGGCCTGGCCGTCCCGGGCGTGACGGTGCGCCTGTCCCTGGTCCAGGTGCAGTGGCACAGCGTCCGCCGCGCCGAGGGCAACGGCTTTTACACCTGGGAGTGCGAGAGGCGGGAGGTGGAGAAGTGGACGGGCGAAGCGGAGACGGCCGCAGAGCCGGTTCCCGTCCGGATCCCCGTCCTCGAAGGTGGCTACTACCTCCTCAAGGGCGAGGCGGGGGACGCCTCCGGCCGCCGGACCTCCTCCTCCGTCTCCTTCTACGCCCTGGGCGCGGGGTACACGGCCTGGGAGCGGTACGACCACAATCGCATGGACCTCGTCCCCGAAAAGAAGACCTACCGGCCCGGCGAGACGGCCCGCATTCTGATCAAGTCGCCCTGGGAGAAGGCCAAGGCCCTGCTCACGACGGAGCGCGAGGGCGTGAGAACCCGGAAGGTCTTCGACCTCACCTCCACCCAGCAGACGGTGGAGGTCCCCATCGGCGAGGAACACGTCCCCAACGTCTTCGTATCGGTCCTTCTCGTGAAGGGCCGCACGGAAGCCTTCACCACCGAAGACGCGAGCGACCCGGGAAAGCCCTCCTTCCGGATGGGGATGGTGGAGCTGAAGGTGGAGGACCGCTCCAAGCGGCTCGCCGTGTCCATCGAAACGGACCGCGAGGAGTACCGGCCCGCCGCCCGGGCCAAGGTCACGGTGGCGGTCTCCGATCCCGCCGGGAAGCCCGACGCCGCCGAAGTCACCCTCTGGGCGGTGGACTACGGCGTCCTCTCCCTGACGGGGTACAAGACCCCCGACCTGCTCCCCGAGGTCTGGGTGCCCAAGGCCCTTCAGGTCCTCACCCAGGACTCCCGCCAGCGCATCGTCTCCCGCCGCGTGCTGACGCCCAAGGGCGCCGACGAGGGCGGAGGGGGAGGCGCCGAGGACGGCCCGGGGACGATCCGGAAGGACTTCCGCGTGCTCGCCTTCTACCTGGGCTCCCTCGTCACCGACTCCCGTGGAAAGGTGACCACAGAAGTCACATTACCAGACGGACTCACCACCTATCGCATCATGGCCGTGGCCCAGGACAAGGCCTCGCGCTTCGGGTGGGCCCAGCGCGAAATCCGCACGAGCAAGCCCCTCCTCCTCCTGCCCGCCTTCCCTCGGTTCCTCGCCCTGAAGGACCGGGCCTCCTTCGGGTGCGTCGTCCACAGCCGAATGAAGGAGCCCGGCACGGTGCGCGTCACGGCGAGGAGCCTCGATCCCGAGCGCCTGAAGATCACCGGGCCGGCGGAGACAAACGTGGAGGTCTCGCCGGGAGCCCCAGCCGAGGCCCGCTTCGCCTTTGAGGCCGTGGGCGTGGGAAGGGCCCGCCTGCGGCTCGAGGCCCGGCTCGAGGGCGAGGCGGATGCCCTGGAAGAGTCCCTTCCCGTGGAGCTTCTCGTTTCCCCCGAGGTGGTGGCCGCCTACGGCCAGGCCCGGCCCGACGCCGCCGAGGCCCTGGAGGTCCCCCCGGGCGCCGTGGCCGATTTCGGAGGCCTCGACCTCGAACTCTCTTCCACGGCCCTGGTGGGCCTGGGCGAGGGCGCGCGCTACCTCGTGGACTATCCCTACGGCTGCGCCGAGCAGAGGTCCTCTTGCGCCCTGGCCCTGGTCCTCGCGTCGGACCTCGGCGACGCCTTCTCGCTTCCCGGCATCGAGCCGGAAAAACTGCGCTCCATCTCGCAGAGGACCCTCAAGGACCTGGAGGCCTACCAGTGCGAGAACGGGGGGTTCGTCTACTGGAAGGGGGACCCCTGCTTCTACGCCTCCGCTTACCTGACGAGCTACGTCCTGCACGTCTACCAGAGGGCCCAGGGGCTGGGCTACGCGGTGAATCCCGCGGTCCTCCAGAAGGGCTACGGCTACCTCGAAGGGGAGCTGAACCGTCCCCACCCGGGTAACGAGGGGTGGTGGCCCGCCTACACCGCGTGGCAGGCCTTCTCCGTCAAGGTCCTCTCCGAGGGCGGCCGCAACGTGGACAGCCACCTCACTCGGCTCCACGGCTACGCGGACCGCATGCCGGTCTTCGCCCTGGCCTACCTCGCCGACGCCATGCGGGCCTCCGGCCGCTTCGAGTCGGAGCGCGCCTCCCTCCTCAAGCGCATGGACAACGCCATCCTTCCCGAGGGCGGGTCGGCCCACGTGGAGGAACTCTCGGACCCGTACCTGCTCTGGTTCTGGAACTCGAACGTGCGCTCCACGGCCATCGTTCTGAGGACCTTCGTGAAGGAGCCCTCGCGGGAGGAACTCGTGACCCGGATGGTCCGGTGGCTCCTGAAGGTCCGGGAGAAGGGCCGCTGGGGCAACACCCAGGAGAACGCCCTGTGCATGGAGTCTCTGGTGGACTACTACCGGGCCTATGAAAAGGAGATCCCCGATTTCACGGCCCTCGTCTCCCTCGGCGGGGACCCGGTCGCCTCGAAGGGCTTCCAGGGACGGTCGGCCCAGGCCTGGAAAAAGTCCCTGCCCATGCCCGGTATCCTGGCCCGGGGCCCGGCGGGAACGCGGCTTCCCCTCGCCTTCAAGAAGGAGGGAACGGGGACGCTCTTCTACGCGGCCCGCCTCAAGTACGCCGTGGACACGCTCTTCCAGGAGGGTCTGGACGCGGGGATGCGGGTGGCCCGGACCTACGAGCCCTTCACGGAGAAGGGGGGCGCGGAGCCCTCCCGGACCTTCAAGGCCGGGTCCCTCGTGCGCGTCACGATCACCCTCGACCTGACCAAGGAGCGGCGGTACGTGGCCGTGACGGACCCGCTTCCCGCGGGCTTCGAGCCCGTGGAATCCTGGTTCGCCACGACGGCGCGGGACCTCGTCCGCGCCCAGAACGCTCCGGGGGAGGAGGACGCCGGGTACGACTGGACCGCCTGGTGGCGCCGGGGCGGCTTCGACCACGTGGAGCGGCACGACGATCGCGTGCTCCTCTTCGCCACGCGGCTCTCCGAGGGGAAGCACGTCTTCTCCTACGTCTGCCGCGCCACGACGCCGGGGTCCTACCGGACGGCGCCCGCACGCGCCGAGGAAATGTACGAGCCCGAGGTCTTCGGAAGGACCGCCACGGACCAGATCGAAGTCGGCGAGTAG
- a CDS encoding GntR family transcriptional regulator: protein MSTRLKVDPRSAVPLWRQIEEGLRGLVAAGLLRPGGGVPSVRELARELRVNPATVVKACQRLVEAGLFEVRRGEGTFVAAKLPQPGRAERRRGLEEGARRYAAQALSVGAELEEASSALEVQWGRLAGKGEER, encoded by the coding sequence GTGAGCACGAGGCTGAAGGTGGATCCGAGGTCCGCCGTGCCCCTCTGGAGGCAGATCGAGGAGGGGCTTCGCGGGCTGGTGGCCGCGGGCCTGCTCCGGCCGGGGGGGGGCGTTCCCTCCGTCCGGGAGCTGGCCCGGGAGCTGAGGGTGAACCCCGCCACGGTGGTCAAGGCCTGCCAGCGCCTGGTGGAGGCGGGGCTCTTCGAGGTCCGCCGCGGGGAGGGGACCTTCGTGGCGGCGAAACTCCCCCAGCCCGGAAGGGCCGAGCGCCGCAGGGGCCTGGAAGAGGGGGCGCGGCGGTACGCCGCCCAGGCCCTGTCGGTGGGGGCGGAACTCGAGGAAGCGTCGTCGGCGTTGGAAGTCCAGTGGGGGCGGCTGGCCGGAAAGGGGGAGGAGCGATGA
- a CDS encoding nuclear transport factor 2 family protein: protein MDLKRAVVMAGFTLVALTRAAGQAPSPSPAASLEAAEHAFARAAAEKGIREAFLGVLAEEAVVFRPGPVAARRWYEERPPQPGLLAWAPQRVEVSRAADLGYTFGPWEYRKDPKSPSPDACGRYLSIWKREKGGPWTLLLDTGVGHPCSGPLPGGAAELLSLQAAMEESADRKALDADHAFTAALKGNDVAAAAALAAPDVAVFREGALPASGPEALAEALRPASGQASWTASLVWPASSKDLTLVAGIATVPPAAGQDEPRAMVFARIWRRDSAGIWRLAVDYLAPR, encoded by the coding sequence ATGGACCTGAAGCGGGCTGTCGTGATGGCCGGATTCACGCTCGTCGCCTTGACGCGGGCCGCGGGGCAGGCGCCCTCCCCCTCGCCCGCGGCGTCTCTGGAGGCGGCCGAACACGCCTTCGCCCGCGCCGCCGCGGAGAAGGGGATCCGGGAGGCTTTTCTGGGGGTGCTGGCCGAGGAGGCCGTCGTCTTTCGTCCGGGCCCCGTGGCGGCCCGGCGCTGGTACGAGGAGAGACCGCCCCAGCCCGGCCTCCTCGCCTGGGCGCCCCAGAGGGTGGAGGTCTCCCGTGCGGCGGACCTCGGTTACACCTTCGGTCCCTGGGAATACCGGAAGGACCCCAAGTCCCCCTCGCCGGACGCCTGCGGCCGCTACCTCTCGATCTGGAAGCGGGAGAAAGGAGGGCCTTGGACGCTCCTCCTCGACACGGGTGTGGGCCATCCCTGTTCCGGTCCGCTGCCCGGTGGAGCGGCGGAACTTCTCTCCCTCCAGGCCGCGATGGAGGAAAGCGCGGATCGGAAGGCCCTGGACGCGGACCACGCCTTCACGGCGGCCCTGAAAGGAAACGACGTGGCGGCGGCCGCCGCCCTGGCCGCGCCCGACGTGGCCGTCTTCCGGGAGGGGGCTTTGCCCGCCTCGGGCCCCGAAGCCCTCGCCGAGGCCCTCCGCCCGGCTTCCGGGCAGGCCTCCTGGACCGCTTCACTCGTGTGGCCCGCCTCGTCGAAAGACCTCACCCTCGTGGCGGGCATCGCCACCGTCCCTCCGGCGGCCGGCCAGGACGAGCCGCGGGCCATGGTCTTCGCGCGCATCTGGCGTCGAGACTCCGCGGGAATCTGGCGCCTCGCCGTGGACTACCTCGCGCCGAGGTGA